From Candidatus Eisenbacteria bacterium:
CTTCGCGCACGGGATGCTGTCGATGGGCTACCTGGGCGAGTTCCTGGTCCGGGCCGCCGGCCACCCGAGCGCCGTCCGCCGCTTCAAGACGCGCTTCGCGAAGCTCACCTGGCCGGGCGACGTCATCACCTGCAAGGGAACCGTCACCGCGATCCAGGACGACGGCGCCGTGCGCGTCGTCGACTGCGACATCTGGACCGAGAACCAAGAGGGCGAGAAGAAGCTGGTCGGCAGCGCCTCGCTCGCGCTCGCGCGCGGGTAGGGCGTGGCGGACGCTGGCCGCGTCCGTGACCGCTACGCGGTCGCGGGCATCGGGCTCTCGCGCTTCGGCAAGCTGCCGGGCGTGAGCGCGC
This genomic window contains:
- a CDS encoding MaoC/PaaZ C-terminal domain-containing protein is translated as MAGLDAKTVQVGQALPTLTKPAITKDTLKGYAAASGDPNPMHLDDEFARNSGYKGVFAHGMLSMGYLGEFLVRAAGHPSAVRRFKTRFAKLTWPGDVITCKGTVTAIQDDGAVRVVDCDIWTENQEGEKKLVGSASLALARG